A genomic window from Streptomyces sp. WMMC940 includes:
- a CDS encoding MlaE family ABC transporter permease, with protein sequence MALIDRLVGRPLRSLEELGAQLSFYGRSLAWTGRTLRRYKKEVLRLLAEVSFGRGALAVVGGTVGVIAFLSFFTGTEVGLQGYAALNQLGTSNFVAFLSAYFNTREIAPLVAGLALSATVGAGFTAQLGAMRINEETDALEVMGVPSLPFLVTTRMIAGFVAVIPLYVVGLLSSYFAARTITTGYYGQSAGTYDHYFQQYLPPVDVLWSFGKVIVFAVVIILVHCYYGYYAGGGPAGVGVAVGRAVRTSIVAINILDFFLSLAIWGASTTVRIAG encoded by the coding sequence GTGGCGCTGATCGACCGTCTCGTGGGACGACCGCTGCGTTCCCTGGAGGAGCTGGGCGCCCAGCTGTCCTTCTACGGGCGCTCGCTGGCCTGGACCGGACGTACCCTCCGCCGCTACAAGAAGGAGGTCCTGCGGCTGCTGGCCGAGGTCAGCTTCGGCCGCGGCGCGCTCGCCGTCGTCGGCGGGACCGTGGGCGTGATCGCGTTCCTGTCCTTCTTCACCGGAACCGAGGTGGGACTCCAGGGGTATGCGGCGCTCAACCAGCTCGGCACCTCCAACTTCGTCGCCTTCCTGTCCGCGTACTTCAACACCCGGGAGATCGCCCCGCTGGTGGCGGGACTGGCTCTGTCGGCGACCGTCGGCGCCGGGTTCACCGCCCAGCTCGGTGCGATGCGGATCAACGAGGAGACCGACGCCCTGGAGGTGATGGGCGTCCCGTCGCTGCCGTTCCTGGTGACGACCCGGATGATCGCGGGGTTCGTCGCCGTCATCCCGCTGTACGTCGTCGGGCTGCTGTCCTCCTACTTCGCGGCCCGGACGATCACGACGGGCTACTACGGCCAGTCTGCCGGCACCTACGACCACTACTTCCAGCAGTACCTGCCGCCCGTCGACGTGCTCTGGTCGTTCGGCAAGGTGATCGTCTTCGCCGTCGTGATCATCCTGGTGCACTGCTACTACGGCTACTACGCCGGTGGCGGACCAGCGGGCGTCGGCGTCGCGGTCGGTCGCGCGGTGCGCACCTCCATCGTCGCCATCAACATCCTGGACTTCTTCCTCAGCCTGGCGATCTGGGGAGCCAGCACGACCGTACGGATTGCGGGGTAG
- a CDS encoding ABC transporter ATP-binding protein, which yields MGVEIRVEGLTKSFGRQVIWQDVSLTLPAGEISVMLGPSGTGKSVFLKTLVGLLRPDRGSVRIADRDITRLREHDLYEVRKLFGVLFQDGALFGSMNLYDNIAFPLREHTRKPETEIRRIVLEKMDMVGLIGAEEKLPGEISGGMRKRAGLARALVLDPEIILFDEPDSGLDPVRVAYLNQLIVDLNAQIDATFLIVTHDIASARQVPDNIGLLFRRELVMFGPRERLLTSDEPVVRQFLHGRMQGPIGMAEEKDAAQVELELAQLDRGAAADDGVDARVVTPRLLPSPGITRPPRWEAIARREAERHGRKEVAGT from the coding sequence ATGGGTGTCGAGATCCGTGTGGAGGGGCTGACCAAGTCCTTCGGCCGGCAGGTCATCTGGCAGGACGTGTCGCTGACGCTGCCCGCCGGGGAGATCTCGGTCATGCTCGGCCCCTCGGGCACGGGGAAGTCGGTGTTCCTCAAGACCCTCGTCGGACTGCTCAGGCCCGACCGCGGGTCGGTGCGGATCGCTGACCGGGACATCACCCGGCTTCGCGAGCACGACCTGTACGAGGTGCGGAAGCTGTTCGGCGTCCTCTTCCAGGACGGCGCGCTGTTCGGGTCGATGAACCTGTACGACAACATCGCCTTCCCGCTGCGCGAGCACACCCGCAAGCCGGAGACGGAGATCCGTCGGATCGTCCTCGAGAAGATGGACATGGTCGGCCTGATAGGCGCCGAGGAGAAGCTGCCCGGCGAGATCTCGGGCGGCATGCGCAAGCGGGCGGGGCTGGCGCGCGCCCTGGTGCTCGACCCGGAGATCATCCTGTTCGACGAGCCGGACTCGGGACTCGACCCGGTGCGGGTGGCCTATCTCAACCAGCTGATCGTCGACCTCAACGCGCAGATCGACGCCACCTTCCTCATCGTCACCCACGACATCGCCTCGGCCCGTCAGGTCCCGGACAACATCGGGCTCCTCTTCCGCCGGGAGCTGGTGATGTTCGGGCCCCGCGAGCGGCTGCTGACCAGTGACGAGCCGGTCGTGCGGCAGTTCCTCCACGGCCGGATGCAGGGTCCGATCGGGATGGCGGAGGAGAAGGACGCCGCCCAGGTCGAGCTGGAACTCGCGCAGCTGGACCGGGGCGCGGCGGCCGACGACGGCGTCGACGCCCGGGTGGTCACTCCCCGCCTGCTGCCGAGCCCCGGCATCACCCGCCCGCCCCGCTGGGAGGCCATCGCGCGGCGCGAGGCGGAACGGCACGGTCGCAAGGAGGTTGCGGGAACATGA
- a CDS encoding 8-oxoguanine deaminase, translating into MAASAAAPRIVIENCSIATVDADDTEYASGHIVVAGNRIESVGPGRAPENLENVVRRVDGTGHLATPGLVNTHHHFYQWITRGLATDHNLFDWLVALYPTWARIDEQMAYSAAQGSLAMMARGGVTTAMDHHYVFPKGSGDLSGAIIRAASEMGVRFTLARGSMDRSEKDGGLPPDFAVETLEGALAATEETIDAHHDASFDAMTQIAVAPCSPFSVSTELLKQGAELARRKGVRLHTHGSETVEEEKFCHELFGMGPTDYFESTGWLGEDVWMAHCVHMNDSDIEAFARTRTGVAHCPSSNARLAAGIARVPDMLRAGVPVGLGVDGTASNESGELHTELRNALLVNRLNPVHREAALNARQALRLGTYGGARVLGRASQIGSLESGKLADLVLWKLDTLAHASIADPVAALVLGAAAPVTLSLVGGEPVVENGRLLKADEDAIARSTRDEAQRLARIAAQA; encoded by the coding sequence ATGGCAGCATCGGCAGCAGCCCCGCGCATCGTCATCGAGAACTGCTCGATCGCGACCGTGGACGCCGACGACACCGAGTACGCCTCCGGCCATATCGTCGTCGCCGGCAACCGCATCGAGTCGGTCGGTCCGGGCAGGGCCCCCGAGAACCTGGAGAACGTGGTCCGCCGCGTCGACGGCACCGGCCACCTCGCCACCCCCGGCCTGGTCAACACGCACCACCACTTCTACCAGTGGATCACCCGCGGCCTCGCCACCGACCACAACCTGTTCGACTGGCTCGTCGCGCTCTACCCGACCTGGGCCCGCATCGACGAGCAGATGGCGTACTCCGCCGCACAGGGCTCCCTGGCGATGATGGCCCGCGGCGGCGTCACCACCGCGATGGACCACCACTACGTCTTCCCGAAGGGCTCCGGCGACCTCTCCGGCGCCATCATCCGGGCCGCGTCCGAGATGGGTGTCCGCTTCACCCTGGCCCGGGGCTCCATGGACCGCAGCGAGAAGGACGGCGGCCTGCCGCCGGACTTCGCCGTCGAGACCCTCGAAGGCGCCCTGGCAGCCACCGAGGAGACCATCGACGCGCACCACGACGCCTCCTTCGACGCGATGACGCAGATCGCGGTCGCGCCCTGCTCCCCGTTCTCGGTCTCCACCGAACTGCTCAAGCAGGGCGCCGAGCTGGCCCGCCGCAAGGGCGTACGCCTCCACACCCACGGCAGCGAGACCGTGGAGGAGGAGAAGTTCTGCCACGAACTCTTCGGCATGGGCCCGACCGACTACTTCGAGTCGACCGGCTGGCTCGGCGAGGACGTGTGGATGGCGCACTGCGTCCACATGAACGACTCCGACATCGAGGCGTTCGCCCGGACGAGGACCGGTGTCGCCCACTGCCCCTCGTCCAACGCCCGCCTCGCCGCCGGTATCGCCCGCGTTCCCGACATGCTGAGGGCCGGTGTCCCCGTCGGCCTCGGTGTCGACGGCACCGCGTCCAACGAGTCCGGCGAACTGCACACCGAGCTGCGCAACGCGCTGCTCGTCAACCGCCTCAACCCGGTGCACCGCGAAGCCGCGCTGAATGCGCGTCAGGCGCTGCGACTGGGCACCTACGGCGGCGCGCGGGTCCTCGGCCGCGCCTCGCAGATCGGCTCCCTGGAGTCGGGCAAGCTCGCCGACCTGGTCCTCTGGAAGCTGGACACCCTCGCCCACGCCTCCATCGCCGACCCGGTGGCCGCCCTCGTCCTCGGTGCGGCGGCCCCGGTCACGCTCTCCCTCGTCGGCGGTGAGCCGGTCGTCGAGAACGGCCGGCTGCTCAAGGCCGACGAGGACGCCATCGCCCGCTCCACGCGGGACGAGGCCCAGCGCCTCGCGCGGATCGCCGCGCAGGCCTGA
- a CDS encoding lytic transglycosylase domain-containing protein, with the protein MTGHGRRALRGAAVAATAMAVLTASQAQGAPASAPAPAEEAGTPGPSVSGDSAYRTELPPLRVRGRGGPADRGAGEGSAPAGAGALPVGVFAAYRQAESELARSAPGCGLRWQLLAAIGQVESGHARGGRVWPDGTTVTPILGPRLDGNGFARITDTDGGAYDGDTVYDRAVGPMQFIPSTWAVWGTDGNGDGRADPSNVHDAALAAGLYLCAGRRDLSDPADLDRAILGYNRSTAYLRTVLAWYGYFLQGHLVVPDAGARGTAAPRATAAPSRTARPAPPGPNASARPKGNGGADSARPPRSPASPQPRPAEQDTLGPSAPALPAAPVASLPAPRAPLPGGGVPSGTEPLVGNGTDSMRATPSTTPDTRR; encoded by the coding sequence ATGACAGGTCACGGCCGCAGAGCACTACGGGGAGCGGCGGTCGCCGCGACGGCGATGGCGGTGCTGACCGCCTCACAGGCGCAGGGGGCCCCGGCCTCCGCCCCCGCACCCGCCGAGGAGGCCGGGACGCCCGGGCCGAGCGTCTCGGGCGATTCCGCGTACCGCACCGAGCTGCCCCCGCTCCGGGTGCGAGGGCGGGGCGGCCCGGCCGACCGGGGTGCGGGCGAAGGGAGCGCACCGGCGGGCGCCGGCGCTCTCCCGGTCGGCGTGTTCGCCGCCTATCGGCAGGCCGAGTCGGAACTGGCGCGCAGCGCCCCCGGATGCGGGCTGCGCTGGCAGTTGCTCGCCGCGATCGGGCAGGTCGAGTCCGGGCATGCGCGCGGCGGGCGGGTGTGGCCGGACGGCACGACCGTCACGCCGATCCTCGGGCCCCGGCTGGACGGCAACGGCTTCGCACGGATCACCGACACGGACGGCGGCGCGTACGACGGGGACACGGTCTACGACCGTGCGGTCGGGCCGATGCAGTTCATCCCGTCGACCTGGGCGGTCTGGGGCACCGACGGCAACGGCGACGGCCGGGCCGACCCCTCGAACGTCCACGATGCGGCGCTCGCCGCCGGTCTCTATCTGTGCGCGGGCCGCCGGGACCTCTCGGACCCGGCCGACCTGGACCGCGCGATCCTCGGGTACAACCGCTCGACGGCCTATCTGCGCACGGTCTTGGCTTGGTACGGCTACTTCCTCCAGGGCCACCTGGTGGTGCCGGACGCGGGGGCGCGCGGCACCGCCGCGCCGCGCGCCACAGCGGCGCCCTCCCGCACGGCCCGGCCCGCCCCGCCCGGACCGAACGCCTCCGCGCGGCCGAAGGGGAACGGCGGCGCGGACAGCGCACGGCCGCCCCGGTCCCCCGCGTCGCCGCAGCCCCGGCCCGCGGAGCAGGACACCCTGGGCCCGTCCGCACCCGCGCTGCCCGCCGCGCCCGTGGCGTCCCTCCCCGCGCCCCGGGCTCCGCTGCCCGGCGGCGGCGTACCTTCCGGCACGGAGCCGCTGGTGGGCAACGGTACGGACTCGATGCGCGCCACCCCCTCCACAACCCCGGATACCCGGCGGTAA
- a CDS encoding MlaE family ABC transporter permease, with product MSLSPTGALRHSGSLFAMALDVLRTLPRRPFQVREFIQQAWFIASVTILPTALVSIPFGAVIALQIGSLTRQLGAQSFSGAASVLAVLREASPIVTALLIAGAGGTAICADLGARKIREEIDAMQVLGIDPIHRLVVPRVLASMVVAVLLNGLVSVVGVAGGYFFNVVLQNGTPGAYLASFTTLAQLSDLWAAELKALVFGAIAAIVASYKGLTAKGGPKGVGDAVNQSVVITFMLLFVTNFVMTAVYFQVVPQKG from the coding sequence ATGAGCCTCTCCCCCACCGGGGCCCTGCGGCACTCCGGCAGCCTGTTCGCGATGGCCCTGGACGTCCTCCGGACGCTGCCCCGGCGGCCTTTCCAGGTCCGGGAGTTCATCCAGCAGGCCTGGTTCATCGCCAGTGTGACGATCCTTCCGACCGCTCTGGTCTCCATCCCCTTCGGCGCGGTCATCGCGCTGCAGATCGGCAGTCTGACCCGGCAGCTCGGCGCCCAGTCCTTCTCGGGCGCGGCCTCGGTGCTCGCCGTGCTGCGGGAGGCGTCGCCGATCGTGACGGCCCTGCTGATCGCGGGAGCCGGCGGCACGGCGATCTGCGCGGACCTCGGCGCCCGCAAGATCCGCGAGGAGATCGACGCGATGCAGGTGCTGGGCATCGACCCGATCCACCGCCTGGTCGTCCCCCGGGTGCTGGCGTCGATGGTGGTCGCGGTGCTGCTCAACGGCCTGGTGTCGGTGGTCGGGGTCGCGGGCGGCTACTTCTTCAACGTCGTCCTGCAGAACGGCACTCCCGGCGCCTATCTGGCGTCGTTCACCACGCTCGCCCAGCTGTCCGACCTGTGGGCGGCCGAGCTGAAGGCCCTGGTGTTCGGGGCGATCGCGGCGATCGTCGCCTCGTACAAGGGGCTGACGGCCAAGGGCGGACCGAAGGGCGTGGGCGACGCGGTGAACCAGTCGGTGGTCATCACCTTCATGTTGCTGTTCGTCACGAACTTCGTGATGACCGCCGTGTACTTCCAAGTCGTTCCGCAGAAGGGCTGA
- the pucL gene encoding factor-independent urate hydroxylase, giving the protein MTATSRPGRPVLLGQNQYGKAENRVVKITRDGDTHHIKDLNVSVALSGDMEDVHYSGSNANVLPTDTTKNTVYAFAKEYGIESAEQFGIHLARHFVTSQEPIHRARIRIEEYAWERIATSDANSKFIGADEVRHSFVRKGQETRLTQITYDGESWEVVSGLKDLVVMNSTNSEFWGYVKDKYTTLQEAYDRILATEVSGRWRFNWTDDEQKTPNWDKSYEQVKKHMLHAFAETYSLSLQQTLYQMGARIINNRAEIDEVRFSLPNKHHFLVDLEPFGLKNDNEVYFAADRPYGLIEATILRDGAEARIPVDLTNL; this is encoded by the coding sequence ATGACCGCCACATCCCGACCCGGCCGCCCCGTACTCCTGGGACAGAACCAGTACGGCAAGGCCGAGAACCGCGTCGTGAAGATCACGCGGGACGGCGACACCCACCACATCAAGGACCTGAACGTCTCGGTCGCGCTCTCCGGCGACATGGAGGACGTCCACTACTCCGGTTCGAACGCCAACGTCCTCCCGACCGACACCACCAAGAACACGGTGTACGCGTTCGCCAAGGAGTACGGCATCGAGTCCGCCGAGCAGTTCGGCATCCACCTCGCCCGCCACTTCGTGACCTCGCAGGAGCCGATCCACCGCGCGCGCATCCGCATCGAGGAGTACGCCTGGGAGCGCATCGCGACCTCCGACGCCAACTCCAAGTTCATCGGTGCCGACGAGGTCAGGCACTCCTTCGTCCGCAAGGGCCAGGAGACCCGTCTCACCCAGATCACCTACGACGGGGAGTCGTGGGAGGTCGTCTCCGGGCTGAAGGACCTGGTCGTGATGAACTCGACGAACTCCGAGTTCTGGGGCTACGTCAAGGACAAGTACACGACCCTCCAGGAGGCGTACGACCGCATCCTGGCCACGGAGGTCTCGGGCCGCTGGCGGTTCAACTGGACCGACGACGAGCAGAAGACGCCCAACTGGGACAAGTCCTACGAGCAGGTGAAGAAGCACATGCTCCACGCCTTCGCCGAGACCTACTCCCTCTCGCTGCAGCAGACGCTGTACCAGATGGGTGCGCGCATCATCAACAACCGTGCGGAGATCGACGAGGTCCGCTTCTCCCTGCCGAACAAGCACCACTTCCTCGTCGACCTGGAGCCCTTCGGGCTCAAGAACGACAACGAGGTCTACTTCGCGGCCGACCGGCCCTACGGGCTCATCGAGGCGACGATCCTGCGGGACGGCGCCGAGGCGCGGATCCCGGTCGACCTGACCAACCTCTGA
- the uraD gene encoding 2-oxo-4-hydroxy-4-carboxy-5-ureidoimidazoline decarboxylase, with translation MSSTSVPGLTRFNTSTDSEALAVLHEVCASSAWGGELLARRPYATVEALFAASDAAMAELTAEDLAEAMAGHPPIGRPKPGDPTSSREQSGMAGASEELRAEMLELNLAYQDKFGHVFLICATGRTGEQMRDAVRERIGHSPEQEREIVRTELGKINRIRLTRLVEEESA, from the coding sequence GTGTCTTCGACTTCCGTACCGGGCCTCACCCGGTTCAACACCTCGACGGACAGCGAGGCCCTGGCCGTGCTGCACGAGGTGTGCGCCAGCTCGGCCTGGGGCGGCGAACTGCTGGCCCGGCGCCCCTACGCCACGGTCGAGGCCCTCTTCGCCGCCAGCGACGCCGCCATGGCGGAGCTGACCGCCGAGGACCTGGCCGAAGCGATGGCGGGACACCCGCCGATCGGCCGGCCGAAGCCCGGGGACCCGACCTCCTCCCGCGAGCAGAGCGGGATGGCCGGCGCCTCCGAGGAGCTCAGGGCCGAAATGCTCGAACTCAACCTGGCCTACCAGGACAAGTTCGGCCATGTCTTTCTGATCTGTGCCACCGGTCGTACCGGTGAGCAGATGAGGGACGCCGTCCGGGAGCGGATCGGTCATTCGCCCGAGCAGGAGCGGGAGATCGTCCGCACCGAACTGGGGAAGATCAACCGGATCCGGCTCACCCGTCTCGTGGAGGAAGAGAGCGCATGA
- a CDS encoding RNA polymerase sigma factor: MATDTHTAHSGGPRERAADGGPDERAACGGPQERTAQERWQRAWSHREDLLKVARRRSMSPEDAEDAVHEAMLRAAENPHLDDERLGAWLTTVTMRLCVDRYRQVNREAEVRSSPRLVAPRPAPVDEVVCDRAEARWLAVRSGELPARQAEALRLKSEDLDVGEVAREMGLSYRTVESLLARARRTLRASLAGTLGLVLWLLGRRPRTGGQTHLVVAASTAATLAVAGFVVPYGYDGDGPEPRPATSETADEWSADDDRGRGADGPGTSAGPPAPAPGAARTPGGSRPLPLLLPDPALPSLPPVPPPAVPSVPDVQGVPDVQGVPSVPDVPGAPEISGIPALPDLTAAEDTTVRDAPPLPRAVVSGGPAPGDDGPSRAVPSDAPSAPWAPGDAPSP; the protein is encoded by the coding sequence ATGGCGACGGACACGCATACAGCGCATTCGGGCGGGCCGCGGGAGAGGGCCGCGGACGGCGGGCCGGACGAGCGGGCGGCATGCGGCGGGCCGCAGGAGCGGACGGCGCAGGAGCGCTGGCAGCGTGCCTGGAGCCATCGCGAGGACCTGCTCAAGGTGGCGCGCCGCCGGTCGATGAGCCCGGAGGACGCCGAGGACGCCGTGCACGAGGCGATGCTGCGGGCGGCGGAGAACCCCCACCTCGACGACGAGCGGCTGGGGGCGTGGCTGACGACGGTGACGATGCGGCTGTGCGTCGACCGGTACCGGCAGGTCAACCGGGAGGCGGAGGTGCGCAGCAGCCCGCGGCTGGTGGCGCCGCGGCCCGCGCCGGTCGACGAGGTCGTGTGCGACCGGGCCGAGGCCAGGTGGCTGGCCGTGCGCAGCGGTGAGCTGCCCGCGCGGCAGGCGGAGGCGCTGCGGCTGAAGTCCGAGGACCTCGACGTCGGGGAGGTCGCCCGGGAGATGGGGCTGAGCTACCGGACGGTGGAATCGCTGCTGGCCCGGGCCCGGCGGACGCTGCGGGCGTCGCTCGCGGGCACGCTGGGACTGGTGCTGTGGCTGCTGGGGCGCAGGCCCCGGACGGGGGGCCAGACTCATCTGGTGGTCGCGGCGTCGACCGCGGCGACCCTGGCGGTCGCCGGTTTCGTCGTGCCGTACGGCTACGACGGGGACGGGCCGGAACCCCGCCCCGCCACGTCCGAGACCGCCGACGAGTGGTCGGCGGACGACGACCGGGGCCGGGGCGCCGACGGGCCGGGGACCTCCGCCGGCCCCCCGGCTCCCGCCCCGGGTGCGGCGCGGACGCCCGGCGGCAGCCGGCCCCTCCCGCTGCTCCTGCCGGACCCGGCGCTGCCCTCGCTGCCGCCGGTGCCCCCGCCCGCGGTGCCGTCGGTACCGGACGTGCAGGGCGTGCCGGACGTGCAGGGCGTGCCGTCGGTACCGGACGTGCCGGGGGCGCCCGAGATCTCCGGGATCCCGGCGCTGCCCGACCTGACGGCGGCCGAGGACACCACCGTCCGCGACGCACCCCCCCTGCCACGGGCCGTCGTCTCCGGGGGCCCCGCGCCGGGAGACGACGGCCCGTCCCGCGCCGTGCCGTCCGATGCGCCGTCCGCACCGTGGGCTCCGGGAGACGCACCCTCGCCCTGA
- the uraH gene encoding hydroxyisourate hydrolase produces MSTETTASVSTHVLDTSRGRPAEGVAVSLSAREGSGGEWAALGGSATDADGRCKDLPALPEGTTYVRLDFETEPYFAKKQAEAQQDAPAHRDSGAFFPEVAITFAVVPGEHYHVPLLLNPFGYSVYRGS; encoded by the coding sequence ATGAGCACCGAGACAACGGCGTCCGTGTCCACCCACGTCCTGGACACCAGCAGGGGCCGCCCCGCCGAGGGCGTCGCCGTCTCCCTGTCGGCCCGCGAGGGTTCCGGCGGCGAGTGGGCGGCACTCGGCGGATCCGCGACCGACGCGGACGGCCGGTGCAAGGACCTGCCGGCACTGCCGGAGGGCACGACCTACGTACGGCTCGACTTCGAGACCGAGCCGTACTTCGCGAAGAAGCAAGCCGAGGCCCAGCAGGACGCCCCCGCGCATCGGGACAGCGGTGCGTTCTTCCCGGAGGTGGCGATCACGTTCGCCGTCGTGCCGGGTGAGCACTACCACGTACCGCTGCTGCTCAACCCGTTCGGCTACTCCGTTTACCGAGGGAGCTAG
- a CDS encoding helix-turn-helix domain-containing protein — MTESGDHPLVDAVKPLVDAMGAEILRPDQAQPDDVVLSWEGAEVLAVRLPQLSESLDHILAAMERRYGMPLSALDRKVKQSVVRTLEARGAFSVRHGVETVASALGVSRFTVYNYLNREHAAKGD; from the coding sequence GTGACCGAGTCGGGAGACCACCCCCTGGTCGACGCCGTGAAGCCGCTGGTGGACGCGATGGGTGCGGAGATCCTCCGCCCCGACCAGGCCCAGCCGGACGATGTCGTGCTCTCCTGGGAGGGTGCCGAGGTGCTGGCCGTGCGGCTGCCGCAGCTGTCCGAGTCGCTCGACCACATCCTGGCCGCCATGGAGCGCCGTTACGGCATGCCGCTGTCGGCCCTCGACCGCAAGGTGAAGCAGTCGGTCGTAAGGACGCTGGAGGCGCGCGGCGCCTTCTCCGTACGGCACGGGGTGGAGACGGTGGCGAGCGCGCTCGGGGTCAGCCGTTTCACCGTCTACAACTACCTGAACCGGGAGCACGCCGCCAAGGGTGACTAG
- a CDS encoding MCE family protein, protein MPMSVRLRINGIVFIAVLGLLLSLSVAVYRKAFTPVVRVTLETGTLGNQLEPQADVKLRGLLVGEVRGVRADGEKASLDLALNPEHVPRIPSDVRARLLPKTLFGEKYVDLVPPGGTRARAIRAGDVITQDRTAVGIEVQQLMNDLLPLLRTVRPAELNATLTAFSTALEGRGDRIGANLARVEDYLRRLNPHMPSLQEDISRFADVAEVYGDAAPDLMRILRNTLTTSRTVVEKREQLAALFTSTTGAANTANGFLDDNGERLITLGRVSRPTLALFARYSPEYPCLLDGLVRQEAASAQTFRGGKMRITLEFVHPRPGYRPGEEPRWGERSGPDCHGMPRPRVPAPDVKLDDGTARVGPAGAAGRQVSATGAEQRAVGSLVAPVLGVPADEVPAVATLLFGPMARGTAVSVA, encoded by the coding sequence GTGCCGATGTCCGTCCGACTGCGGATCAACGGAATCGTCTTCATCGCCGTGCTGGGGCTGCTGCTGTCGCTGTCCGTGGCCGTCTACCGGAAGGCGTTCACCCCCGTCGTCCGGGTCACGCTGGAGACCGGCACCCTCGGCAACCAGCTGGAGCCCCAGGCCGACGTCAAACTGCGCGGGCTGCTTGTCGGCGAGGTCCGCGGGGTGCGGGCCGACGGGGAGAAGGCGTCGCTGGACCTCGCCCTCAACCCGGAGCACGTGCCGCGGATCCCGTCCGACGTCCGGGCCCGGCTGCTGCCCAAGACCCTGTTCGGGGAGAAGTACGTCGACCTGGTCCCCCCTGGCGGCACCCGGGCGCGGGCGATCCGCGCCGGGGACGTCATCACCCAGGACCGCACCGCCGTCGGCATCGAGGTGCAGCAGCTGATGAACGATCTGCTGCCGCTGCTGCGCACGGTCCGCCCCGCCGAACTCAACGCCACGCTCACGGCGTTCTCCACCGCACTGGAGGGCCGGGGCGACCGGATCGGCGCCAACCTGGCCCGGGTGGAGGACTATCTGCGCCGGCTCAACCCCCATATGCCGTCGCTGCAGGAGGACATCTCGCGGTTCGCGGACGTGGCCGAGGTGTACGGGGACGCCGCACCGGACCTGATGAGGATCCTGCGCAACACCCTCACCACGAGCCGCACCGTGGTGGAGAAGCGGGAGCAGCTGGCCGCCCTGTTCACCTCCACCACCGGCGCCGCGAACACCGCGAACGGGTTCCTCGACGACAACGGCGAGCGGCTGATCACCCTGGGTCGGGTCTCGCGGCCCACGCTGGCGCTGTTCGCCCGCTACTCGCCCGAGTACCCCTGCCTGCTGGACGGTCTCGTCCGGCAGGAGGCCGCGTCGGCACAGACCTTCAGAGGCGGAAAGATGCGTATCACCCTTGAGTTCGTCCATCCGCGGCCCGGGTACCGTCCCGGGGAGGAGCCCCGCTGGGGGGAGCGTTCGGGCCCCGACTGCCACGGCATGCCCCGGCCGCGGGTCCCGGCACCGGACGTCAAGCTGGACGACGGCACCGCCCGGGTCGGGCCGGCCGGCGCGGCGGGACGACAGGTGTCCGCGACCGGGGCCGAGCAGCGTGCCGTCGGATCGCTCGTGGCGCCGGTCCTGGGCGTACCCGCGGACGAGGTGCCCGCGGTGGCCACCCTGCTGTTCGGCCCGATGGCCCGCGGGACGGCGGTGAGCGTCGCATGA